The window TTTGAAAAAGAATATTTTGAAAATTTATGTTTCTTTTAATGCATCAACAACATTAAGTTTCGCAGCTTTTTTCGCCGGATAATATCCAAAAATTAAACCTATTAATGTTGTTATTGCAAAAGAGATTAAAATTGAGCCCGGTTTGTGGACAACAAGCCATTTTGTAAAATGATTTATAGCATATGGCGTTGTTATTCCTATTACCATGCCGATAATTCCTCCTATTGTGCAAAGTGTTATAGATTCTATTAAAAATTGATACAAAATATTTTTAGTAGTGGCGCCTATTGCCATGCGAATTCCAATTTCTTGTGTACGTTCGGATACTGAAACTAGCATTATATTCATAACGCCTATTCCACCAACAAATAAAGATATCGTTGCGATTATCAAAAGTAATAAATTTAAAATATTTGAAGACTGTTTGGCGGCTTTTACAATTTCTTGTTGATCAATAACGGAAAAATCATCAGGTTCATTATCTTTTAATCTATGTTTGAATCTTAAAATTCTTTTTAAAATTCTTGTTATATATGGCATATCGGCTTTATTTTTTGCGCAAATTCCTATTCCGTGAATATATCTATTTGTGTCTAAAAAAAGTTGTTTTTCTACTGTTGTTAATGGAATATAACAATCATAATTAGGATCTTGAATTCCATAAAAATTTTTTATTTCTTCTACAATTCCGATTACTTTAAAATAAATATTTTTTATTTTAACCGATTCGCCAATTGGATTTAAAAATCCAAAAAGATCTTTGGCCGCTTTATATCCAAGTACTATAACTTTTGCACTTTTTAGATATTGCTGTTCGTTATAATATGAACCCTTTATAATTTTTCGATCTATTATTTCCAGATAGTCTTGATTGCCACATTTTATATCGGAGTGAATATTATTTTTTTTGTATGAAATTATATTTCTATAAAATAATGTTGGCGTAATTTTATCTATAGCCGGACATTGTTCTTTTAAAATTTCAACGTCTTTTTTTTCTAAGTAAATATTTTTTTTCCTATGTTTTTCGCTTGTTTTTCCCTCTTGAAATTTTCCCGATTGAATAAATATAAAATTTTTTCCCATTCCTAAAATTTTTTGTCTTAGTTTTAACTCGGCTCCATATCCAATTGCCAATGTTGTTATTATTGCTGCAATACCAACAACTATTCCCAATATCGTTAAAATCGATCTGCCTTTATGTTGCCTTATTGAATTTAAAGATATTCTTAATAAAGCTTTTATATTCATAATTAAACGGCACTTTCAAACATTTTTGAATAAAGTTTGGACATTTCATCTGTTTCTTCCACATCAACAATTATTGTATCAAACTTAGTTAATCCTGACTTTATTTCGTAATAGATATTATCCGTTATTCCAATTATTGTCGGTGTTTCTATAAATACTTTATCTTTTACAACCCAAACGCTTTTTACGCAATCTGTTTTTGTGCATTTTGCATCTAATGTTTTTATTAAATTTTTATCTGCTTTTTCTATTTTATATTTTGATGTTTTTGCTATAGCTTCGATAAGTTTATGGCTTATTTGAAAAGCTTGAGAATTTATTGCCAAACAATTTTTTACTTTTGCAATTCGTATTTCTGCATTAACCGTCATTCCGGGTCGCAATAACATATCTTTATTTTCAACTGATAGGTAGGCCTTATAAGCAAGTACACCACCAATTCTTACTGGTGAAAAACTTACGTCTGTAATTATTCCCTTAAAAGTTTTATCCGGATATGTAGAAACGTTAAATTTTACTTCTTGATTTTTTGCAACCAGTCCAATTTCACTCTCGTCTATATAAAGTTCGGCTTCCATTTTTGTTAAATCTTTTGCAATCTTAAATAAAACGGTTGCATCAAGATCTACGGTTACAGCTTCACCTTCCGTAATGCCAACTGCAATTACAATACCGTCCTCAGGTGCAGTTATTTTTGTATTATTATATTCAATTTCATATTTTTTTAAGGTTGCTTGTGCACTTAATTTATTTGCTTTTAGTTGATCGAGATCTTTTATGACTTGTTCAAAAAAATCTTGAGATATTTGATTGGCTTTAAATAATTCTTGTTGACGTGCAAAATATTTTTCTTGATAAATTAATTGAGCTTCTATATTTTGCAGATCGCCTTTTGCGCGTAATACATCTGAATCGTCTTTTCCGTTATCTATAAGTGCCAGCAGTTGGCCTTTTGAAACTTTATCATTTTCTTTTACAAAAATCTTTTTTACAGTACCCTGAATTAAACTTCCTATTTTTAAAGTGTCTTTTATTTCAAGAGTTCCTGTTGAATCTATAGTTTGCTGTATATTTCTTTGATCCAATTTTACTGTTTTATATGGTAGAATAACTTCTTTTTTAAAATATTTTTTGTAAAAGAAGTTTGTTAAAAATACAATTATTATAATTATTGATAAAAGTGTAATGAATTTATTTAATTTCATTTGTGCTCCTAAATTTTTTTAAAAAAATAACATAATTCAGAAATTATTGTTAATAAAAAAAATAGGAGCTAATTTTGTAGTACAATGTCAACGCTTTGCATTACTCTTTAAAATTTTCTTGAACCATTGTCTGAAATAATTCATGTCTTTGTTTTTCAGGCGATGCGATTAATAATTTGTTAATAACTTCACCCAAAACTTGTGTAATTGCATTTTTTACAAATATTGGAACTAAATAATAGATTTCTTTTGCGTCAAAATTTTTGTGCTGCCATTTAAAATTTGTTTCAATTTCAGTTTGTTCGCTATCTTTATTTTTATTCAATTCAAGATTAATCTGAGCATTATTTTTGATATATAAAGCTAATGCTTCTGCTGTAGTTAATAAAATTACATTTGATATTCTTCTTACCAGTGTATTATTTTCAAAAATTTTATTTGATGCATTTATGAATATTGCTTTGGATAAAATTCTTGTAATAATGCTTTCTATAACTGGAAATGCGCTATTTAAAACGTTGATGCTTTTATTTGCACTAATTGAATTGTATTTGATAAGATTTATATTCTTTATTGTATCAATTATGGACCAACTATCTGTAGAATCATCAATTTTAGCAAATTCCCATGAACGCGATAAAATACTTAATAAATCAATTATTTCTTGCGTGTAATCAGTCTCGTTTACTGCTGCAGCAAGTGTTTCGTTTAAAACTGCAGGTAAGTTACATTCGACAGAAATTTTTTCATTTATTTTATTGAATTTATGTTTACTTAAAAAAGATTTAAGTTTTTTAGTATTTATATCTTTTTTAATGTAAGTACGAGATTGTTCCGGCAATGTGCTAAAAATTACTTGATCAAAAATTGCGATTAAATCAACAACTCTTCTTGTGTTGTTTATATCTTTATCCGTGATAACAGAAAATGCTTGCTGCGTTGTTATCACGCCAAAAATTATTAAGCATATAAATTTTTTAAAATTATTCATGAATAACCCTTAATAAAAAAATAATTATTAACACTATAAGTGTATGAATTTAAATAACTTTTATTGAAAGTCAATTAAATATTTTTAGGATAACCGCAAGCAAAAAACAGTTCACTTTGTTTAATCGCAACATTAACTTTTGCGGTAAGCCAATCAAATCTGGAATTTTCCCAATTGTACATGGAATTATCAAGATCAACTTTGGAAATATTACCGATTTTATAATTTAATTTTGCCAAATTATATTCGTTTTCGGCTTGCATTAATGCTGCATCTTTGGCTGTAAGTTGTTTTTTGTATTTTAGTAAATCATGAAAAGATCTTTCAACACTATATTTTATTTCTTGAATATAATTTTCTCTTTCTTGTAATGCTTTCAATCTACTGGCATTTGCTTGTTGCGATTGGTAATAATTTGAAGAGCCATCAAATAAATTCCAGCTTAGATTTACGCCTATGTTATTACTTTTTACTTGATCTGCCCTTGAGGCTTGTCCTGTAAGATTAAAACTTGGTAAATAATTATATTTATAATATTTTTCATATTCTTCATATTTCTCTATTTCTTTATTTTTCATTTGAATTTCGGTTCTATTTTTCAGTGCAAGGTCTTGATAATAATCAAGCGCTTTTATATTAATTTCGTCTTTTGAATCCCAAATAAGTTCCGGATTTTTATTATCTTTTTTAAAATCATCGCCAAGTAAATATTCAAGTTGACTTTGCGAACTTGATAAATCATCAATATACATATAAACACTTGCCATATTACTTGCATAAGTTGATGAATTTTTTAGCCAATCGTTTTGTCCCAACAATCTTAATTTATCTTGGTGTTCTGATTTATTTATAGTCTGTTTTGCCGCAAAAGATAGAGATTCTATCGCCTTCTTTTTTTCTTGTAATAACCAAGTCTGTAAAAAAGATATTTCCACTTCGTTTCGAACCAAATCTTCATGATTAAGTTCATTTAATTTTGAAATTTCCGTGTCTTTTTTTGCAATACGTTTTAATCTCTCCGGTCCTGCAAAGCTGTAAATAAGTTGACTTGCTGCAATGGTTGTTGAATTTTGCGCCCCCTTTGAGCCGGATGCAAAACTTTCACCTGAAGATAAAGTTAACTGAGGCAAATATCCGGAAATTGCAACTTTTTCACCATAAGCGTAACTTTGGGTTGCAAATTTTAAAGCTTTTAAACTTGGTCTATTTTTGTAAGCAATTTCTACAGCTTTTTTTATATCAAGACTGTTTTTTTCTTGAGCTGATTCTTGAGCAAAAATATTCATTGCGAATATACTTGCAATAAAAAATAAAACTTTTTTCATTTTTCGTCCCCTAATAAATATAGAATTTTTCGTCCCAAAGTTTCAGCATTCAGTTTATACATACAATTATTAGATTTACTAGAATTTTTTGTATTTCCATGTGTTTTTTCGTAATAATGGGGACATTCTATTTGAATTGCATTGTCTATATTAAATTTATTTATATATGCACCATGGATTTTAGCTTTGGTTGGTCCAAAGATGCCAATTGCATTTTTTTGTAAAAAATCTGCCAAATGCAAAAGGCCCGTATCGGGCGCCAGTAATAATTTGGATTTTTCTATAAGTTTTGCCATCTGTATTAGATTGAATTTGGGTGTTTCAATAATTTTTAAATTATTATTTTTACAAAAATTAAGAATATTTTTTGCCTGATTACCAAAATGTGTACCTGTTAAAACTATTTTAGAGTTTACTAAATTTTTTTGTAAAAATTTTACAAGCTCAATCCAATTTTCCTGCGGCCAATGTTTTGACTCCCAAGTCGTATTTGGTGCAAGTAAAATAAAATTTTTTATATTATTATTTATCAGCCATGATTCAACAAAATTTGTATCATGATTGGAATAATTTAATTTAAAATCTTGTTTTATAGACTCTATTGCTGGACAACTTTTTGTATTTTTAAAATTAAAAGCAGTATGTGTAACTAAAGATAAATTTTTTTCTATTATATTTTTGTAATTTGGGTTTATTTGTTTGTGCGTAAAAAAAGTTGAAAATTTGCTTCTAGCATTTTGCTTGTCAAAACCGAATTTTTTGCCGGTTAAAAAAGCAATTATACTTGATGTTTTTAAAAGCCCCTGAAAATCAAGAATAAAATCCCATTTATTTTTTCTTAAATTTACTATTGTTTTGAGTGTACTTTTTAAATTTTTGGGATATAAAAATTTATCGTTTAAAATATA of the Candidatus Dependentiae bacterium genome contains:
- a CDS encoding ABC transporter permease codes for the protein MNIKALLRISLNSIRQHKGRSILTILGIVVGIAAIITTLAIGYGAELKLRQKILGMGKNFIFIQSGKFQEGKTSEKHRKKNIYLEKKDVEILKEQCPAIDKITPTLFYRNIISYKKNNIHSDIKCGNQDYLEIIDRKIIKGSYYNEQQYLKSAKVIVLGYKAAKDLFGFLNPIGESVKIKNIYFKVIGIVEEIKNFYGIQDPNYDCYIPLTTVEKQLFLDTNRYIHGIGICAKNKADMPYITRILKRILRFKHRLKDNEPDDFSVIDQQEIVKAAKQSSNILNLLLLIIATISLFVGGIGVMNIMLVSVSERTQEIGIRMAIGATTKNILYQFLIESITLCTIGGIIGMVIGITTPYAINHFTKWLVVHKPGSILISFAITTLIGLIFGYYPAKKAAKLNVVDALKET
- a CDS encoding efflux RND transporter periplasmic adaptor subunit; amino-acid sequence: MKLNKFITLLSIIIIIVFLTNFFYKKYFKKEVILPYKTVKLDQRNIQQTIDSTGTLEIKDTLKIGSLIQGTVKKIFVKENDKVSKGQLLALIDNGKDDSDVLRAKGDLQNIEAQLIYQEKYFARQQELFKANQISQDFFEQVIKDLDQLKANKLSAQATLKKYEIEYNNTKITAPEDGIVIAVGITEGEAVTVDLDATVLFKIAKDLTKMEAELYIDESEIGLVAKNQEVKFNVSTYPDKTFKGIITDVSFSPVRIGGVLAYKAYLSVENKDMLLRPGMTVNAEIRIAKVKNCLAINSQAFQISHKLIEAIAKTSKYKIEKADKNLIKTLDAKCTKTDCVKSVWVVKDKVFIETPTIIGITDNIYYEIKSGLTKFDTIIVDVEETDEMSKLYSKMFESAV
- a CDS encoding TolC family protein; this encodes MKKVLFFIASIFAMNIFAQESAQEKNSLDIKKAVEIAYKNRPSLKALKFATQSYAYGEKVAISGYLPQLTLSSGESFASGSKGAQNSTTIAASQLIYSFAGPERLKRIAKKDTEISKLNELNHEDLVRNEVEISFLQTWLLQEKKKAIESLSFAAKQTINKSEHQDKLRLLGQNDWLKNSSTYASNMASVYMYIDDLSSSQSQLEYLLGDDFKKDNKNPELIWDSKDEINIKALDYYQDLALKNRTEIQMKNKEIEKYEEYEKYYKYNYLPSFNLTGQASRADQVKSNNIGVNLSWNLFDGSSNYYQSQQANASRLKALQERENYIQEIKYSVERSFHDLLKYKKQLTAKDAALMQAENEYNLAKLNYKIGNISKVDLDNSMYNWENSRFDWLTAKVNVAIKQSELFFACGYPKNI
- a CDS encoding glycosyltransferase family 9 protein, with the translated sequence MQNNNIKILILRVSAIGDVIHTLPAIFLLKKMLPTADISWVVQKKAADILVNQKFIKNLYILNDKFLYPKNLKSTLKTIVNLRKNKWDFILDFQGLLKTSSIIAFLTGKKFGFDKQNARSKFSTFFTHKQINPNYKNIIEKNLSLVTHTAFNFKNTKSCPAIESIKQDFKLNYSNHDTNFVESWLINNNIKNFILLAPNTTWESKHWPQENWIELVKFLQKNLVNSKIVLTGTHFGNQAKNILNFCKNNNLKIIETPKFNLIQMAKLIEKSKLLLAPDTGLLHLADFLQKNAIGIFGPTKAKIHGAYINKFNIDNAIQIECPHYYEKTHGNTKNSSKSNNCMYKLNAETLGRKILYLLGDEK